The following proteins are encoded in a genomic region of Triticum dicoccoides isolate Atlit2015 ecotype Zavitan chromosome 1B, WEW_v2.0, whole genome shotgun sequence:
- the LOC119335921 gene encoding probable glutathione S-transferase GSTU6, translated as MAGAVDDLKLLGAWYSPYVLRVRLALSIKGISYEYAEEDLQHKSELLLRSNPVHNKVPVLIHGGNPVCESLVILQYIDEAFGGAGPPLLPADPYERAVARFWAAFIEDTLVKAMNQASWSKTEGEKVEGNKQATAALNTLEAALRDISKGKPFFGGDSAGYVDIVLGGLLAGVRAMEAMLGVKAFDPVTMPLLAAWADHFGALDEVVAVMPDVSRLVELFMTMHAQIAAEAATAN; from the exons ATGGCCGGAGCAGTAGACGATCTGAAGCTGCTGGGCGCGTGGTACAGCCCGTACGTCCTGCGAGTGCGCCTTGCCCTCAGCATCAAGGGCATCAGCTACGAGTACGCAGAGGAGGACCTCCAGCACAAGAGCGAGCTGCTCCTCCGGTCAAACCCCGTCCATAACAAGGTCCCCGTGCTGATCCACGGCGGCAACCCCGTCTGCGAGTCGCTGGTCATCCTACAGTACATCGACGAGGCTTTCGGCGGAGCCGGCCCCCCCCTCCTCCCGGCCGACCCCTACGAGCGCGCCGTCGCCCGGTTCTGGGCCGCCTTCATCGAGGACACG CTCGTGAAAGCGATGAACCAGGCGTCATGGAGCAAGACGGAGGGGGAGAAAGTGGAGGGGAACAAACAGGCGACTGCTGCCTTGAACACCCTGGAGGCGGCCCTGAGGGATATCTCCAAGGGGAAGCCCTTCTTTGGAGGCGACAGCGCCGGGTATGTGGACATCGTCCTCGGCGGCCTCCTCGCAGGGGTGCGCGCCATGGAGGCGATGCTGGGCGTCAAGGCCTTCGACCCAGTCACGAtgccgctcctggccgcgtgggcaGACCACTTCGGCGCGCTGGACGAGGTGGTGGCCGTGATGCCGGACGTGAGCAGGCTGGTGGAGCTCTTCATGACGATGCACGCTCAGATTGCGGCCGAGGCCGCCACAGCAAACTAA